A window from Cryobacterium sp. SO1 encodes these proteins:
- the ftsH gene encoding ATP-dependent zinc metalloprotease FtsH, producing MNVKKLLRGPLLYIILAVIAVWVGSSLLTMSGFREISTQQGLDFLKDGKVAEAKIVDGEQRVDLTLSKADSTYGEQVQFYYVAPRGEEVITAVTNADPKDGFTDEVPQASWFLSLLGILLPVLLIGAFFWLMLSGMQGGGNKVMQFGKSKAKLVSKETPQVFFSDVAGADEAIEELQEIKDFLKEPAKFQAVGARIPKGVLLYGPPGTGKTLLARAVAGEAGVPFYSISGSDFVEMFVGVGASRVRDLFQQAKENSPAIIFVDEIDAVGRHRGAGMGGGHDEREQTLNQLLVEMDGFDVKTNVILIAATNRPDILDPALLRPGRFDRQIGVDAPDMLGRKRILEVHSKGKPMAAGVDLEVLARKTPGFTGADLANVLNEAALLTARSNAQLIDNRALDEAVDRVMAGPQRRTRVMRDQEKLITAYHEGGHALVATAMRNTDPVTKITILPRGRALGYTMVMPLEDRYSVTRNELLDQLAYAMGGRVAEEIIFHDPTTGASNDIEKATATARKMVTEFGMSSDVGPLKLGSASGEMMFGRDMGHQRDYSERLAERVDTEVRQLLENAHDEAYTVINANRAILDDLAAKLLEHETLDQTALVEIFAGVQKLPPRPQWLSSDKRPVSDLPPIAMPAPKAPIDGAAVDSGISSGETEKPKRAPVRKPRPATA from the coding sequence ATGAACGTCAAGAAACTTCTGCGCGGTCCGCTCCTCTACATCATTCTCGCGGTTATCGCCGTCTGGGTAGGGTCGAGCCTCCTCACCATGTCTGGCTTCCGCGAGATCTCAACCCAGCAGGGGTTGGACTTCCTCAAAGACGGCAAGGTGGCTGAGGCGAAGATCGTCGATGGCGAACAGCGCGTCGACCTCACCCTCAGCAAGGCCGACTCGACCTACGGCGAACAGGTGCAGTTCTACTATGTCGCTCCGCGCGGTGAAGAGGTCATCACCGCCGTCACGAACGCCGACCCGAAGGACGGCTTCACCGACGAGGTGCCCCAGGCCAGCTGGTTCCTGTCGCTGCTCGGCATCCTCCTGCCGGTGCTGCTGATCGGTGCGTTCTTCTGGCTGATGCTCTCCGGCATGCAAGGTGGCGGCAACAAGGTCATGCAGTTCGGCAAGTCGAAGGCCAAACTGGTCTCCAAGGAGACGCCGCAGGTCTTCTTCAGTGACGTCGCCGGTGCCGACGAAGCCATCGAAGAGCTGCAGGAGATCAAGGACTTCCTCAAGGAACCGGCCAAATTCCAGGCCGTCGGCGCCCGGATCCCGAAGGGCGTGCTGCTGTACGGCCCTCCCGGAACCGGTAAGACCCTGCTGGCCCGCGCCGTCGCCGGCGAGGCCGGGGTGCCGTTCTACTCGATTTCAGGTTCCGACTTCGTCGAAATGTTCGTCGGCGTCGGCGCCAGCCGGGTGCGCGACCTGTTCCAGCAGGCCAAGGAGAACTCCCCGGCCATCATCTTCGTCGACGAGATCGACGCCGTCGGCCGGCACCGCGGCGCCGGCATGGGCGGCGGCCACGACGAGCGCGAGCAGACCCTCAACCAGCTGCTGGTGGAGATGGACGGCTTCGACGTCAAGACCAACGTCATCCTGATCGCGGCCACCAACCGACCGGACATCCTGGACCCGGCACTTCTGCGACCCGGCCGTTTCGACCGGCAGATCGGTGTGGACGCGCCAGACATGCTCGGCCGCAAGCGCATCCTCGAGGTGCACTCAAAGGGCAAGCCGATGGCCGCCGGCGTCGACCTCGAGGTGCTCGCCCGCAAGACGCCCGGGTTCACCGGCGCCGACCTGGCAAACGTGCTCAACGAGGCCGCCCTGCTCACCGCTCGTTCCAACGCCCAGCTGATCGACAACCGGGCGCTCGACGAGGCCGTCGACCGGGTCATGGCCGGACCCCAGCGCCGCACCCGGGTGATGCGCGACCAGGAGAAGCTGATCACCGCGTACCACGAGGGCGGTCACGCCTTGGTGGCCACGGCCATGCGCAACACCGACCCGGTCACCAAGATCACCATCCTGCCCCGCGGCCGTGCCCTCGGGTACACGATGGTGATGCCGCTCGAGGATCGTTACTCGGTGACGCGCAACGAACTGCTCGACCAGCTCGCCTACGCCATGGGCGGCAGGGTCGCCGAGGAGATCATCTTCCACGACCCCACCACCGGAGCATCGAACGACATCGAGAAGGCCACCGCGACGGCCCGCAAGATGGTCACCGAGTTCGGCATGAGCTCCGATGTCGGACCGCTTAAGCTCGGATCGGCCTCCGGCGAGATGATGTTCGGCCGCGACATGGGCCACCAGCGGGACTACTCCGAGCGGCTCGCCGAGCGGGTGGACACCGAGGTGCGTCAGCTGCTCGAGAACGCCCACGACGAGGCGTACACGGTGATCAACGCCAACCGCGCGATCCTCGACGACCTGGCCGCAAAACTGCTCGAGCACGAGACGCTCGACCAGACCGCCCTGGTGGAGATCTTCGCCGGCGTGCAGAAGCTGCCGCCGCGCCCGCAGTGGCTCTCCAGCGACAAGCGGCCGGTCTCCGACCTGCCTCCCATCGCGATGCCCGCGCCGAAGGCACCCATCGACGGGGCCGCCGTCGACAGCGGCATCTCGAGCGGCGAAACCGAGAAGCCCAAGCGCGCGCCCGTCCGCAAACCGCGCCCAGCAACCGCGTAG
- the hpt gene encoding hypoxanthine phosphoribosyltransferase, with protein sequence MEPRDIDGDLTEILIEETEIRARLAEMSRQIEADYAGKDLLLVGVLKGAVMVMADLARELVHPVTMDWMAVSSYGSGTQSSGVVRILKDLDTDLHGRHVLIVEDIIDSGLTLSWLMANLKSRGPASLEICALLRKPDAARVEIDVKYLGFDIPNQFVVGYGLDYAEKYRNLRSVGVLAPHVYSTGE encoded by the coding sequence ATGGAACCTCGTGACATTGACGGCGACCTCACCGAAATCCTGATCGAAGAGACCGAGATTCGCGCTCGCCTGGCCGAGATGTCGCGGCAGATCGAAGCGGACTACGCGGGCAAGGACCTGCTCCTGGTCGGCGTGCTCAAGGGCGCCGTCATGGTGATGGCCGACCTGGCCCGCGAACTCGTGCACCCGGTCACCATGGACTGGATGGCCGTCTCGTCGTACGGCTCGGGCACCCAGTCCAGCGGCGTCGTGCGCATCCTCAAGGACCTCGACACCGACCTGCACGGCCGCCACGTGCTCATCGTCGAGGACATCATCGACTCCGGCCTCACGCTGTCCTGGCTGATGGCCAATCTCAAGTCCCGCGGGCCGGCCTCGCTGGAGATCTGCGCCCTGCTGCGGAAGCCGGACGCCGCCCGCGTCGAGATCGACGTCAAGTACCTGGGCTTCGACATCCCCAACCAATTCGTCGTCGGCTACGGCCTGGATTACGCCGAGAAATACCGCAACCTGCGCTCGGTCGGCGTCCTGGCACCACACGTTTACTCCACAGGCGAGTAG
- the tilS gene encoding tRNA lysidine(34) synthetase TilS, producing MESTRRPRLSPAIADLRRAVQAALPEAGLVLVGLSGGADSLALAAATAFEAPRAGLRAGAVIVDHGLQAGSAETAAAAARQARSLGLDPVLTVPVTVTDTGDGPEAAARTARYAAIDAAVAATGAVAVLLGHTLDDQAETVLLGLARGSGASSLQGMAAISGWYRRPLLGIRRAQTRQACLDAGLTAWSDPQNDDPRYARVRVRDRVLPVLETELGPGIALALARTAQTLREDAQALDDLAGRIAREIGELVQSGVGLPVAALAANPAALRQRIIRQVAASEFGVSLERSHTLAVARLVTHWHGQSALDLPGVRVERQGGMLLFSAPRHTQNKGLFRSHGTS from the coding sequence ATGGAGTCCACCCGCCGCCCGCGTCTGTCGCCGGCCATCGCCGACCTGCGCCGTGCCGTGCAGGCCGCGCTGCCGGAAGCCGGCCTGGTGCTGGTGGGGCTGAGCGGGGGAGCGGATTCCCTGGCTCTGGCCGCTGCGACCGCGTTCGAAGCCCCCAGGGCGGGGCTCCGCGCCGGCGCCGTGATCGTCGACCACGGCCTGCAGGCCGGCTCGGCAGAGACGGCCGCGGCGGCAGCCCGGCAGGCCAGGTCGCTCGGCCTGGATCCGGTGCTGACCGTTCCGGTGACCGTCACGGATACCGGCGATGGACCGGAAGCCGCCGCCCGTACCGCGCGTTACGCCGCGATCGACGCTGCGGTCGCGGCCACAGGCGCCGTCGCGGTGCTGCTCGGCCATACGCTGGACGACCAGGCCGAGACCGTGCTGCTCGGCCTGGCCCGCGGGTCTGGGGCGAGCAGCCTGCAGGGCATGGCCGCGATCAGCGGATGGTACCGGCGGCCGCTGCTGGGCATCCGCCGCGCCCAGACCCGGCAGGCCTGCCTCGACGCCGGCCTGACCGCCTGGTCGGATCCGCAGAACGACGACCCCCGCTACGCGCGGGTGCGGGTGCGGGACCGGGTGCTGCCGGTGCTGGAGACCGAACTCGGGCCCGGGATCGCCCTGGCGCTGGCCCGTACCGCCCAGACCCTGCGTGAAGACGCCCAGGCCCTCGATGATCTGGCGGGAAGGATCGCCCGGGAAATCGGCGAATTGGTTCAGTCCGGTGTCGGCCTGCCGGTCGCCGCGTTGGCCGCCAACCCGGCGGCCCTCCGCCAGCGCATCATCCGGCAGGTGGCCGCCAGCGAGTTCGGGGTGTCCCTCGAACGGAGCCACACGCTGGCCGTTGCACGCCTCGTCACGCACTGGCACGGGCAGAGTGCGCTTGACCTGCCAGGCGTTAGAGTGGAACGGCAGGGGGGGATGCTGCTTTTTTCAGCTCCTCGACACACCCAGAACAAAGGACTCTTCCGCTCCCATGGAACCTCGTGA